From the genome of Amycolatopsis granulosa:
TGCCCACCGCGCCATCGAGTCCCGCGGGACGATCGGCAAGACGCTGCTCGAAGTCTGATCCGGACTCGCGCCCGTGCGCCGGGCCGCGAGTTCCACCTTCCTCAGGCGGTGTCCGCCCGGGCGGCATCGCCGGTGGCGATCACCCCGGCACGCGTCACGCGCATGATCACGCCGAACTTGTTGTCGTGCCGCCGGATCAGGTGGGATTGCAGCTCCGGCCACCGCGCGCGGCCGGACGGGTCCCAGCTGGGCACCGCGCAGCGGATGCACGGCCCGGCGCGTTCGCCGGTCACCTCGAGCGTCACGTCACCGGCCCGGAGCACCGTGCCGGCCGTCCAGTCCTCCTCGGCGAACGGCGGTGCGTCGAGCGTCAGGTGCAGGTTCGGCCGGAACCGGTCGAGTTCGACCGGCCTGCCGAGTTCCGCCGCGAGCGCCGCCAGCGACGCGGCGAACGTGACCAGCACCGTCGGCCCGCGATCCTGCTGCCCGTCGGCCGCGCGGAGTTCCACCGGCATCCCGAACGAGTCCGCCAGCGCGTCCGCCAGCCCGGGCTCGTCCCAGTGCCACGCCCGGCCGTCCGGGGCGTGCAGCACCGGCGGTTTCGGCGGGTCGATCACCGCCCCGTACTCCGCGCTCCAGGTGAGCATCGCCGGGTTCTGGCGCACCGTCAGCAGGTTGCCGCGGCGCCGGTCCCGGCCGTCGACGAGCGCGTGCGCCCGGTCGCCCGCCACGCCCCGTTCGTCGAAACGCGCGGCCTCGATCTCCTCGCCCCGCAACGACTTCACCGGCCAGCGGTGCACCGCGGCAACAGACCCGTCGAACACGAACCCTCCTACGACCATCGCACGGTCACCAGTTGTACCAGCAGCGCCAGGCGGACATCGGCCTCGTCCAGGTCGAGCGGTACGAGGTCGAGCACCCGGCGCATCCGGTACCGGAACGTGTTGGGATGGATCCGCAACGCCTGCGCGGCGGAGCGCGGGTCGCCGGGGTGGCGCAGCCATTCATAGAGCGTCTCGACGTACTCGGTGCGGTTGGCCCGGTCGTACTCGCGCAAGGTGTCCAGCGGCCCGAGTTCCACGACACCCGCCGCGGCCGCGGCCGTCGCCGTGCGGTGCAACGCCAGCGCGGTCCACAACCCGTCGAAACTGCCGGACGACGCCTCGACCACTCCGGCGCGCAGCAGGCTCAGCGTCTCCTCGGCCTCCGCACGGGACCGGGGCAGCTCGCCCAGCTTCACCGCGCTCCCGGCCGCCACCCGGGGCGCGCCCCGCGCCGGGTCGGCCAGGGCGGACCAGTTCGCCCCGTCCGGCACCACCGTGTACAGCAGCCCGCCCAGCTCCGTCGCGATCGGACGGTGCCCGATGCCCTGCGACATCCGTTCCAGCAACGCCAGCCGCAGTCCCTCGTCGTCGCCGGGGGTGTCGATCACCACCACGCGGTGCGGCTCGTCGGTCAGCTCCAGCTCCGCGACCGCCGCGCGCGGCCCGGCCTTCCCCTCCAGCACCGCGCGCAGCAACTCGGCCGAGGCCCGCCGCTGCGCGTCCGCGTGGGCGCGGCGCCGCAACAGGTGCAACGCCACGACCGGCGCGGTGTCCGCGAAGGCCGCCGCCCGTTCGTCCGACACCGGCCCGCGCACCACCGCCCACATCGACCCGAGCAGTTCGCCGCCCATCCGGATCGGCACGATCAGCCGCGGCAGCGTGCCGTCCCGCTGCGCGGGCACGAAGATCGTCTGCCGCCCGCGGGACAGTTCCCGGAACACCCCGCGGGAGCGGAACTTGGCGAGCACGTCGTCCGGGATGCGCCGGCCCATGATCGTCGACACCCGCGCCGGGTCGGTGATGTCCTGCCGCGCCGAGTAGGCCAGCACCCGCGAGTTCGTGTCCTCGATCGTCACCGGCGCGTCCACCACCGCCGCGACCGCGTCCGCGAGCCGGAACAGGTCGCCCGACCCGGGATCGCCCTCCAGCGACTCGGGTTCCTCGGCGGCCGCGTCCAGCACCGTCCGCAGCAGCCACACCAGCTGCGCCCACGCCGTCGCCGCGTGCACCTCGATCAGCGCGATGCCCGCCGTCCGCGCCGCCCGCCGGACCGGCGGCTTGCGGGCGACCGGCGGTTTCAGCAGGACCGCCGCCGCGCCGGCCGCGGCGCTGTTGCGCACCAGCTCGACCGCCGCGTCCGGGCCGGTCGTGGCGACGCCGAGCACCAGGTCACCCGCCGCGAGTTGCGCGGGCGCCCCGGGCTCGGCGATCACCACGTCCGCCACGGCCGGGCAGGGATCCGGCAGCTGCACGGCGTGCAGCAGGGTCGGCCCCACCCGGTCGACGACGCTGCGGACGGACACCATTTCCGCAGGATACGGTCTACCTGCTCAGGACACGGGCCAGGACGTCCCGCAAGGTGGCGGCCGGGTCCGCGGTGCCGCCGGCCGAGCGCCACGCCACGATCCCGTCCGGCCGCACCAGGCTGGCGCCGCCCTCGCGCAGGCCGAACCGCGCGCCGAACACGCCCCGCGGGTCGTCGAAATCGCGGCCGGCTTCCCGGTAGTCCAGGTCGAGACCGGTCTCCGCGCGGACCGCGTCAACCGCGTCGCGCCATCCGCCGGTGGCGAACAGCACCCAGCCGTGGCCCAGGAAGTCCCAGGTGGAGCCGGTCGTGGTGGGCACGGTCGGTGCGCGGAACCCGGGCCGCCCGGACGGTTCCACCGGGTTCTCCAGCCGGTCGGTGTCGCCGGTGTCTTCGGTGTTCTCGCTGTCTTCGGTGAGCACGGCGCCGGACCGGTAGCGGAACCCGAGGGTGAGGGCCATCTGGTCGACCGGTTCCGGTGCCCCGGTCAGGTCGAGCTCGGGGAACATCCGCTCCTTGGCGTTGTGCAGCGAGGTGCCGACCACCATCTCCGCGATCGGCCTGCGCTCGGCGTCGTAGCTGTCCAGCAGGCCCGGACCGGCGTCGCCGCGGATCACCGCGGCGAGTTTCCACGCGATGTCGTGCCCGTCGCCGACCGCGGTGTTGCCGCCCATGCCGCCGGTGGGCGGGGTGACCTTGGCGGCGTCGCCGACCAGGAACACCCGCCCGGCGGAGAACCGGTCGGCGACCCGCGCGGCCATCTCCCAGGCGCCCGTCCACTGGATCTTCGGTTGCAGATCGGGCAGGTCGGTGGCGAGCCGGATCAGGTGGACCAGCCGCTCCTCCGGGAAGTCCGCGGCGGTTTCCCCGCGCTCGGGGTGCAGGTCGACGGCGAAGACGTAGCGGCCGGGGGTGTCGGTGTTGGTCAGCGCGCCGGTGAACTCCGCGTTCTGCAGGTAGTAGAGGTCGGTGACGTCGCGGTCCAGGCGGTCCCCGAGGTCGGTGTCGAACACGACCCCGATCGAGTGCGCGATCGCGCCGATCCCGGTGGTCCCGATGCCGAGGGTGTTGCGGATCCGTCCGCGGCCGCCGTCCGCGGCGACCAGGTAGGACGCGCGCACGGTGGTCTCCTTGCCGCTGTCCCGCGAACGCAGGACCGCCGTCACCCCGTCCGCGTCCTGCTCGAACGACACCATCTCGGTGGAGAACCGCACGTCCGCACCGGCGGTGCGAGCCCGCGCGAGCAGGATCGGCTCCACCACGTCCTGGCCCGCCATGCCCCACGGCGCCGCGGTCGCCGCGCTCAGGTCGATCTCGCCGAGGTCCTCGACGAGCCGGTGGAACACCGGGCCGCCGAGGCTCGCCGCGACCGTGATCTTCAGGCCCTGTGAAGCCCGCTTGCTGACGCCGAGCACCTCGTGGTCGATCCCGGCGAACCGGTACAGCTCCATCGTGCGCGGCGTCTGGCCACTGGCTCGCGGGTGCAGTGCGGTGCCCGGATGCCGGTCCACCGTCAGCACCTGCACGCCCTCGATGGCGAGGAACATGCTCGCGGACAGGCCACCCAGTCCGGCCCCCACGACCAGGACGTCGACGTTTTCCATGATCTCTCCTTGCTGTGGAAATCCCTGTTGCCGAGTATCTTAGCGACTGAGAGATTTAGTTTGCAAGGTGGCTTCCCATGTGCTGGGAACCGTTGGGCGCGGCTGTCCGGTTTGGCTAACTTCGGTCCCGGCGCCCTTGCTCCGACAGCCACGCACCGAGGAGAACGACGATGACCCAGTCGCAGGCCTGGTCCTTCGAGACGAAGCAGATCCACGCCGGCGCGAGCCCTGATCCGGCCACGGGCGCCCGGGCCACGCCGATCTACCAGACCACGTCCTTCGTGTTCCGGGACAGCCAGCACGGCGCCGACCTGTTCAGCCTCGCCGAGCCCGGCAACATCTACACGCGGATCATGAACCCGACGCAGGACGTGCTCGAGCAGCGCGTCGCCGCGCTCGAGGGCGGCGTGGCCGCGCTGGCCTTCGCGTCCGGCACCGCCGCGACCAACGCCGCGATCCTGAACGTCGCCAACGCCGGCGACCACATCGTGGCCAGCCCGAAGCTCTACGGCGGCACCTACAACCTCTTCAACTACACGCTGCCCAAGCTCGGTGTCGAGGTGTCCTTCGTCGAGGACCAGAACGACCTGGAGCAGTGGCGGGCCGCGATCCGCCCGAACACCAAGGCCTTCTTCGCGGAGAGCCTGGCCAACCCGGGCAGCGACGTGCTCGACATCCGCGCGGTCGCGGACGTCGCGCACGCGGCCGGGCTGCCGCTGATCGTCGACAACACGATCCCGACGCCGTACCTGCTGCGCCCGATCGAGCACGGTGCCGACGTCGTGGTCCACTCGGCGACCAAGTACCTGGGCGGGCACGGCACCACCATCGCCGGCGTCCTGGTGGACGGCGGCACCTTCGACTTCGGCGCATATCCGGAGCGCTTCCCCGGCTTCACCGAGCCGGACCCGAGCTACCACGGTCTCAAGTACTGGGAGGCTCTCGGCCCCGGCGCGTTCGCCGCCAAGGCGCGCGTCCAGTTGCTGCGCGACACCGGTGCGGCCATCGCGCCGCTGAACAGCTTCCTGATCCTGCAGGGCATCGAGACGCTGTCGCTGCGGGTCGAGCGCCACGTCGGCAACGCCAGGGCGCTGGCCGAGTGGCTGGAGCAGCGCGACGAGGTCGAGCGCGTCTACTACGCGAGCCTGCCGTCCAGCCCGCACTACGAGCTGGCCCGGAAGTACCTGCCGCAGGGCGCCGGCGCCGTGCTGTCGTTCGACCTGCGTGGCGGCGTCGAGGCCGGGCGGAGGTTCGTCGACGGGACCGAGCTGCACAGCCAGCTCGTGAACATCGGCGACGTGCGCAGCCTCATCGTCCACCCCGCCAGCACCACCCACAGCCAGCTCACGCCCGACGAGCAGCTGGCCAGCGGCGTGACCCCGGGCCTGGTGCGGCTCGCGGTCGGGCTGGAGGGCCTGGAGGACCTCAAGGCCGACCTCGAGGCCGGGTTCCGGGCGGCCAAGGCGGCCCTGTGACACAACCGTCCACTGTGGATCTTCCGCCGGCGACCGGTGCGTGGCGCGCGGGAGATCCACCTGGACGGCGGCAGTGGTCCGCCGGCGGACGGCTACGGCTGGACGCCGGCGGCACCCTGCCGGAGTACTCGATCGCGTACGAGACGTGGGGGCGGCTCAACTCCGACGCCTCGAACGCCGTCCTGGTCGAACACGCCCTCACCGGCGACAGCCACGCCGCCGGCACGGCCGGCCCGGGTCACCCCACCGCGGGCTGGTGGGACGGCCTGATCGGGCCGGGCCGCGCGCTGGACACCGACGAGCTGTTCGTGGTGGTGCCGAACGTGCTCGGCGGCTGCCAGGGATCGACCGGGCCGTCGTCGCCCGGTCCGGACGGGCGGCCGTGGGGGAGCCGGTTCCCCCGGATCACCATCCGCGACCAGGTGCGCGCGGAGGCCGTGGTGGCCGACGAACTGGGCATCGACCGCTGGGCCGCGGTGCTCGGCGGGTCGATGGGCGGGATGCGGGCGCTGGAATGGGCGGCGACCTTCCCCGGCCGGGTCGCCGGGCTGCTCGTGCTCGCCGCACCGGCCGCCTCCTCGGCCGACCAGGTCGCCTGGGCCTCGCCCCAGCTGCACGCGATCACCGCCGACCCCGGGTGGCGTGACGGTGACTACTACGACGCGCCGCCCGGTGCGGGGCCGCATCGCGGGCTCGGGGTGGCGCGGCGGATCGCCCACGTGACGTACCGCAGCGGGCTGGAGCTCGACCAGCGGTTCGGCCGCCGGCCGCAAGGCGCCGAGGACCCGCTCGGCGACGGCCGGTATGCCGTGGAGTCCTATCTCGATCACCACGCGGACAAACTGGTGCGGCGTTTCGACGCGGGCTCCTACGTGCTGCTGACCCGGTCGATGAACACCCACGACGTCGGCCGCGACCGCGGCGGTGTGGGCGCCGCGCTGGCCCGGGTGACCGCGCGGAGCGTGATCGCGGGGGTGGACAGCGACCGCCTCTACCCGATGCGGCAGGCACACGAGCTGGCCGCCGGGATCCCGGGCGCGGGCGAGGCGGCGGAGATCAACTCACCTTACGGGCACGACTCGTTCCTGATCGAGACCGAGCAGGTGGCGAACCTGGTGAAGGCGCTGCTGCACTGAGCCCGGCCGGGACCGGTGCCCCAGCGGCGCTCCGGTCTGGTTCGGAGGCGGTCTCAGGCCAGCGCCTCGGAGATCCAGTCGGTCACCGGCAGGTCCCGGTCGAGGCATTCGGTGGACAGCCGGACCGTCCAGCGCAGCGCTTGCAGCGTGAGGCTGTTCACCTCCGCGCGGTTCGCGCTCGCCAGTGCGATCTCCACCTGTTCGGCCGCGGCCTCGGTGTTGCCGTGCACCTCGGCCAGCAGGGTGCGGACCGCCGTGCGCACCGGCGGGTCGGCCTGGTCGATCGAGACCTCCGCGCCCGTCTCGTCGAACACCTGCACCTTCACCGGCGCGCTGCCGCCATCACCGAGGGTGGTCACCATCGTGCTGCACTCCTCGAACAGCAGCAGCATCAGCTCCCGCGTCTCGTCGTGGCTCGACGGGGCCACCTCGTCGAGCGCGTCGTCGTCACGGCCGAGCTGCATCGCGACGAGGGCGCGCTGCGCTCGCGAGATCAGCTGCTGCCGGTCGGAGGTCACGGGGTCTATCAAAGCCGGGGAAAGCCGTTCAAGGTAGTGGGAAAAACGAGTGACGTGCCGATCACGCGGCGGCCTGCAGCGCGCCGAGCGCGAGGCGCCGCAGGAGGACGGCCAGATCCTCGTCGTCGAGATGGCGGTTGTACGGCGTGGAGTTGATCAGCCCGAACACGGCGTGTGCCGCCGAACGAGCCTGGCGTTCCCCCACTCCGGGGACGGCGTCGCGGATCACCTTCACCCACACCTCGACGTAACGCCGCTGCAGCGCGCGCACCTGCTTGCGGTCGGCATCGGTGAGGTTGGCGAGGTTGCGCTCCTGGACCGTGATCAGCGACGGGTGGGTGAGCGCGAAGTCGACGTGGAACTCGACCAGCTCGGTGAGCGCCTGCCCGGGGTCGGAGGTCTGCTCGACGCGGGCGGTGCCGCCGTCGAGGAGGTAGTGGCTGATCGAGTTCAGCATCTCCCCGAGCATCGCGTCCTTGCTGCGGAAGTGCCGGTACAGCGCCGGGCCGGAGATGCCGACCGCCGCGCCGATGTCGTCGATGCCGACGCCGTGGAAGCCGTGCCGGGCGAACAGCTCGGCCGCCGCGCTCAGGATCTCCTCACGGCGCGTGGCCTTCTCACCGGTGACCAGCGGGGTGGGACTCGTCGACACGTGACCATCCTATCGAGTCAGGTTAGCGAGCGCTAACGTCGGCTCGTTGTCACCTGTTGGTAGACGGAATGCCTCCCAACGGGGGTCCCTTCCGGGCACCGCACCTGGTAATCGTTCAGTAGTGCTTCGCTCACGGAAGGTGGTCACCGTTGTGCTGAGAACGCTTGCCGTCGCCGCCGTCGCGGCCCTCACCGCGATCGGCCTGAACTGGGGGGTTGCCGGTGCGGACACCCTCGACTACGTCGCCCTCGGTGACTCCTACTCCTCCGGGGTGGGTGCCGGGAGCTACCTCGACTCCTCCAGTTGCAAACGCAGCTCGAACGCCTACCCGGAGCTCTACGCCAGGCAGACGTCGGCTGCGCTCGACTTCCGGGCGTGCTCCGGTGCCAAGACCTCCGACGTGCTGTCCAAGCAGGTCGGCGCACTGTCCGCCGGCACCGACCTGGTGACGATCAGCGTCGGCGGCAACGACGCCGGCTTCGCGAGCGTGATGCAGGACTGCATCCTCGGCGGGGACGCGGGCTGCAAGACGGCGATCGACAACGCGAAGGCGTTCGTGACCGGGACCCTGCCGGGGCTGCTGGACAAGACCTACCGGGAGATCCGGTCGCGCGCCCCGGAGGCGAAGGTGGTCGTGCTGGGGTACCCGCACTTCTACAAGATCGGCGGCTCGTGCTCGGTCGGGTTGTCCGACACGTCGCGCGGTTACATCGACAGCGGGGCGGACGCGCTGGACTCGGTCATCCAGAAGGAGGCGTCGGAGGCGGGTTTCGCCTTCGCGGACGTGCGCCCGGCCTTCGCCGGGCACGAGATCTGTTCCGGCGCGTCCTGGCTGCACAGCCTGACCTACCCGGTCGACGAGTCCTACCACCCGACGGCGACCGGCCAGGCGCGGGGCTACTACCCGTCACTGGTGGCCGCGGTGCGGGAGCTCCGGGTGTGACCCCGCGGCCGGGCGGCCGGCCCGCGCCGCTTCGGTAACGCGTGGCGCGGGCACGGCGACGATCATCGTGTGCAGGCGGAGACGAGCTGGCTCCCCCCGTGGAGCACGGACCCGGCCACGTTCGCCGCCTGGGGCCAGTGGGCCGGCGCGCTGGGCAGCATGGCGGCGGTGATCGTCGCACTGGCGCTCGCGGCGGTGGATGGACGTCGGCGGCGACGCGAACTGGCGGACCGGCAAGCGGCACAGGCCCGCACCGTGACCTGCACCGTCACGCGCAGCATCGGCCAGGACGGCGACCGGGACGAGTTGTCCGTCGTCGTCCACAACCACGGGCAGCTGCCGGTCACCGATGTCTACCTCCGGGACGTCCGGATGCACTTCGGGGACACCACGCTGCAGGATTGGGATTTCGCGGCGCCTCGTCAGCGCGACGAGGGGCGGGCATACCCGTTGGACACGGTGATCGGTCCACAGGATCACTCCAGCTCCCCCCGATTGATCTTCCGGGACGAGCCGGCGGAGGGTGCACCCCCCGGCCGAGGCGAGGCGACCACGCGGTTCGCCTTCCTCGATGCGAGTGGACTCTGCTGGGAACGCATCAACAACGGCCCGCCCAGGCGGATCTACACAAGGCAGGAGAAGAACCGGATCGAGAGGCGGGCGTTCCGGCGGCTCATCGTCAACGTCACGGTCGTGTGCCTGCTGATCGGCATCGGTGTCGGCACACTCACGGCGACGCTGGACATCAACTTCGTCAGTTCTCTGCTGCTCGATCTCACCGTGTGGGCCGGTGCCGC
Proteins encoded in this window:
- a CDS encoding MOSC domain-containing protein codes for the protein MFDGSVAAVHRWPVKSLRGEEIEAARFDERGVAGDRAHALVDGRDRRRGNLLTVRQNPAMLTWSAEYGAVIDPPKPPVLHAPDGRAWHWDEPGLADALADSFGMPVELRAADGQQDRGPTVLVTFAASLAALAAELGRPVELDRFRPNLHLTLDAPPFAEEDWTAGTVLRAGDVTLEVTGERAGPCIRCAVPSWDPSGRARWPELQSHLIRRHDNKFGVIMRVTRAGVIATGDAARADTA
- a CDS encoding PucR family transcriptional regulator — protein: MVSVRSVVDRVGPTLLHAVQLPDPCPAVADVVIAEPGAPAQLAAGDLVLGVATTGPDAAVELVRNSAAAGAAAVLLKPPVARKPPVRRAARTAGIALIEVHAATAWAQLVWLLRTVLDAAAEEPESLEGDPGSGDLFRLADAVAAVVDAPVTIEDTNSRVLAYSARQDITDPARVSTIMGRRIPDDVLAKFRSRGVFRELSRGRQTIFVPAQRDGTLPRLIVPIRMGGELLGSMWAVVRGPVSDERAAAFADTAPVVALHLLRRRAHADAQRRASAELLRAVLEGKAGPRAAVAELELTDEPHRVVVIDTPGDDEGLRLALLERMSQGIGHRPIATELGGLLYTVVPDGANWSALADPARGAPRVAAGSAVKLGELPRSRAEAEETLSLLRAGVVEASSGSFDGLWTALALHRTATAAAAAGVVELGPLDTLREYDRANRTEYVETLYEWLRHPGDPRSAAQALRIHPNTFRYRMRRVLDLVPLDLDEADVRLALLVQLVTVRWS
- the rdmE gene encoding aklavinone 12-hydroxylase RdmE encodes the protein MENVDVLVVGAGLGGLSASMFLAIEGVQVLTVDRHPGTALHPRASGQTPRTMELYRFAGIDHEVLGVSKRASQGLKITVAASLGGPVFHRLVEDLGEIDLSAATAAPWGMAGQDVVEPILLARARTAGADVRFSTEMVSFEQDADGVTAVLRSRDSGKETTVRASYLVAADGGRGRIRNTLGIGTTGIGAIAHSIGVVFDTDLGDRLDRDVTDLYYLQNAEFTGALTNTDTPGRYVFAVDLHPERGETAADFPEERLVHLIRLATDLPDLQPKIQWTGAWEMAARVADRFSAGRVFLVGDAAKVTPPTGGMGGNTAVGDGHDIAWKLAAVIRGDAGPGLLDSYDAERRPIAEMVVGTSLHNAKERMFPELDLTGAPEPVDQMALTLGFRYRSGAVLTEDSENTEDTGDTDRLENPVEPSGRPGFRAPTVPTTTGSTWDFLGHGWVLFATGGWRDAVDAVRAETGLDLDYREAGRDFDDPRGVFGARFGLREGGASLVRPDGIVAWRSAGGTADPAATLRDVLARVLSR
- a CDS encoding bifunctional o-acetylhomoserine/o-acetylserine sulfhydrylase yields the protein MTQSQAWSFETKQIHAGASPDPATGARATPIYQTTSFVFRDSQHGADLFSLAEPGNIYTRIMNPTQDVLEQRVAALEGGVAALAFASGTAATNAAILNVANAGDHIVASPKLYGGTYNLFNYTLPKLGVEVSFVEDQNDLEQWRAAIRPNTKAFFAESLANPGSDVLDIRAVADVAHAAGLPLIVDNTIPTPYLLRPIEHGADVVVHSATKYLGGHGTTIAGVLVDGGTFDFGAYPERFPGFTEPDPSYHGLKYWEALGPGAFAAKARVQLLRDTGAAIAPLNSFLILQGIETLSLRVERHVGNARALAEWLEQRDEVERVYYASLPSSPHYELARKYLPQGAGAVLSFDLRGGVEAGRRFVDGTELHSQLVNIGDVRSLIVHPASTTHSQLTPDEQLASGVTPGLVRLAVGLEGLEDLKADLEAGFRAAKAAL
- the metX gene encoding homoserine O-acetyltransferase MetX: MDLPPATGAWRAGDPPGRRQWSAGGRLRLDAGGTLPEYSIAYETWGRLNSDASNAVLVEHALTGDSHAAGTAGPGHPTAGWWDGLIGPGRALDTDELFVVVPNVLGGCQGSTGPSSPGPDGRPWGSRFPRITIRDQVRAEAVVADELGIDRWAAVLGGSMGGMRALEWAATFPGRVAGLLVLAAPAASSADQVAWASPQLHAITADPGWRDGDYYDAPPGAGPHRGLGVARRIAHVTYRSGLELDQRFGRRPQGAEDPLGDGRYAVESYLDHHADKLVRRFDAGSYVLLTRSMNTHDVGRDRGGVGAALARVTARSVIAGVDSDRLYPMRQAHELAAGIPGAGEAAEINSPYGHDSFLIETEQVANLVKALLH
- a CDS encoding TetR/AcrR family transcriptional regulator, with the translated sequence MSTSPTPLVTGEKATRREEILSAAAELFARHGFHGVGIDDIGAAVGISGPALYRHFRSKDAMLGEMLNSISHYLLDGGTARVEQTSDPGQALTELVEFHVDFALTHPSLITVQERNLANLTDADRKQVRALQRRYVEVWVKVIRDAVPGVGERQARSAAHAVFGLINSTPYNRHLDDEDLAVLLRRLALGALQAAA
- a CDS encoding GDSL-type esterase/lipase family protein encodes the protein MLRTLAVAAVAALTAIGLNWGVAGADTLDYVALGDSYSSGVGAGSYLDSSSCKRSSNAYPELYARQTSAALDFRACSGAKTSDVLSKQVGALSAGTDLVTISVGGNDAGFASVMQDCILGGDAGCKTAIDNAKAFVTGTLPGLLDKTYREIRSRAPEAKVVVLGYPHFYKIGGSCSVGLSDTSRGYIDSGADALDSVIQKEASEAGFAFADVRPAFAGHEICSGASWLHSLTYPVDESYHPTATGQARGYYPSLVAAVRELRV